One stretch of Labrenzia sp. CE80 DNA includes these proteins:
- a CDS encoding NAD(P)-dependent oxidoreductase, translating into MTVCVIGLGIMGGAYARNLLEAGQAVIGVDPLEAARHSVPGAQTHAELGAWIASCDLIVLSLVSPVVLENVADALCAFVKPGQIIVETGTFALADKQKAQDILARVGAVLLDCPVSGTGTQAASGDLVMMVSGPTKEVATARPLLEKFTRLIIEAGEFGNGSKLKFVANHAVALHNVAAAETLNYADRLNLDRDTVFEMLSRGAGQSRMSDLRMPLMMSGGYEPPSANMKMFEKDLSVIGDDIAEKGVQAPLFDAARALYETAFEALPPTVDTAAVFEVYRKDLGR; encoded by the coding sequence ATGACTGTCTGCGTCATTGGGTTGGGCATCATGGGTGGCGCTTATGCACGAAACCTGCTGGAGGCAGGTCAAGCTGTTATCGGCGTTGATCCGCTTGAGGCTGCGCGACATTCTGTACCGGGCGCGCAGACTCACGCCGAACTTGGTGCGTGGATTGCCTCCTGTGATCTGATCGTCCTGTCACTGGTCTCTCCGGTAGTTCTGGAAAACGTCGCTGACGCGCTTTGCGCGTTCGTCAAACCCGGGCAGATCATTGTCGAAACAGGGACGTTTGCGCTTGCAGACAAGCAAAAGGCGCAGGACATTCTGGCGCGCGTAGGCGCCGTGTTGCTGGATTGCCCTGTAAGTGGAACGGGGACCCAGGCGGCATCAGGTGATTTGGTCATGATGGTGTCGGGGCCCACGAAAGAAGTCGCTACAGCGCGTCCACTCTTGGAGAAATTCACGAGGCTGATCATTGAAGCCGGTGAGTTCGGCAATGGTAGCAAACTGAAATTCGTCGCCAATCACGCAGTTGCACTTCACAATGTGGCTGCTGCCGAAACGCTAAATTACGCTGACCGCTTGAACCTAGACCGGGACACGGTTTTTGAAATGTTGAGTCGCGGCGCTGGTCAATCGCGCATGTCAGATTTGCGTATGCCGCTTATGATGTCGGGTGGCTACGAACCACCAAGCGCCAATATGAAAATGTTTGAGAAAGACCTGTCTGTCATTGGCGATGATATTGCCGAGAAAGGCGTACAAGCGCCGTTGTTCGATGCTGCTCGGGCACTCTATGAAACGGCCTTCGAAGCATTGCCGCCAACAGTTGATACCGCTGCAGTGTTTGAGGTCTACCGAAAGGACCTGGGCCGCTAG